A window from Lentisphaera araneosa HTCC2155 encodes these proteins:
- a CDS encoding sulfatase yields the protein MKVSLILTCLISLVSFAQTEKSNVLMIVFDDLNDFISPMGGHSQSTTPNFKALADDSVVFKNAHSNAPVCSPSRASFMTGVHPYSSRNYGFKNAFANSVLKNSKTLPQYMQENNYKTYSAGKIFHGKVKGVWDEVGVEVDYGPLAHNGKKSTLHPSNPAALAPFGALDSTYAPLSDVPVVPASADAPGHSGWMNAKWGQAMPFKYNSESDRDLLNDEKTLQWFQKKLKSMEQQGHDEPFFMALGYIRPHTPLVVPDKYFDMFPLDKVKLPTRKQDDLEDTNYSSASGNSSRGIKIYEALQTEEDALRRYTQAYLASIAFADDMLGQTIDALEKSSFNDNTIVILFSDHGYHVGEKNNVWKYTLWEDSTRVPFMIKHPKYKNNAGTIVSHPISLVDVFPTIKDFCQLTGDTRKHASGAPLDGHSVKTFLENPNSTQWQGPDVAMTMLDSYTSKLPEKQNIAVRSKDFRYIRYANGEEELYDHRRDPHEWANLASNPEYASVKSQLQTSMKKELAQAHKPSSQVSNTSTKASGETWKDTYFKKHPEADTNKDGELSWPEFHQHKKTNT from the coding sequence ATGAAAGTCAGTTTAATACTCACCTGTCTCATAAGTTTAGTCAGTTTTGCTCAAACGGAAAAGTCTAATGTCCTGATGATTGTCTTCGATGATCTCAATGACTTTATTAGCCCCATGGGAGGTCATTCCCAAAGCACCACGCCTAACTTCAAAGCTCTCGCAGACGATAGCGTGGTCTTTAAAAATGCTCATAGTAACGCACCCGTTTGCTCTCCTTCTCGCGCCAGTTTTATGACCGGAGTTCATCCTTATAGTTCGCGCAACTACGGTTTCAAAAATGCTTTTGCTAACTCCGTCCTTAAGAATTCCAAAACCCTTCCTCAATACATGCAGGAAAATAATTATAAGACTTATTCAGCAGGAAAAATCTTTCACGGTAAAGTGAAAGGCGTTTGGGATGAAGTCGGCGTTGAAGTTGATTATGGTCCTTTGGCTCACAATGGCAAAAAATCAACTTTACACCCCTCAAATCCTGCGGCCCTCGCTCCATTTGGCGCTTTGGATTCCACTTATGCACCCTTATCTGATGTTCCTGTAGTTCCTGCTTCAGCAGATGCCCCGGGTCACTCGGGTTGGATGAATGCTAAATGGGGGCAGGCGATGCCCTTTAAATACAATTCAGAGAGTGACCGCGACTTGCTGAATGACGAAAAAACCCTGCAGTGGTTTCAGAAAAAGCTCAAATCCATGGAACAACAGGGTCATGATGAGCCCTTCTTTATGGCACTCGGCTATATCCGCCCGCACACTCCCTTAGTTGTTCCTGACAAATACTTCGACATGTTTCCTCTTGATAAAGTTAAATTACCCACAAGAAAACAGGATGATCTAGAAGATACTAACTACAGCTCAGCAAGTGGGAATAGTTCACGTGGTATAAAAATCTACGAAGCACTCCAAACAGAAGAAGATGCTCTGAGGCGCTATACTCAAGCATATTTAGCTTCTATAGCTTTTGCTGATGACATGCTGGGCCAAACAATTGATGCACTCGAGAAAAGTTCTTTTAATGATAATACCATTGTGATTCTCTTCAGTGATCATGGTTATCACGTTGGCGAAAAAAATAATGTTTGGAAATACACTCTTTGGGAAGATAGCACTCGTGTTCCCTTCATGATTAAGCACCCCAAGTATAAAAATAATGCAGGAACAATTGTTTCACATCCCATCAGTTTAGTGGATGTCTTCCCCACGATTAAAGACTTTTGTCAATTAACTGGCGATACCAGAAAACATGCTAGCGGTGCCCCTCTTGATGGTCATAGTGTCAAAACATTTCTAGAAAACCCCAATTCAACTCAATGGCAAGGCCCTGACGTAGCCATGACCATGCTGGATAGCTACACATCCAAATTACCTGAGAAACAAAATATCGCCGTCCGTTCAAAAGATTTCCGCTATATTCGCTATGCGAATGGCGAGGAAGAACTTTATGACCACCGCCGCGATCCCCATGAGTGGGCCAACCTCGCTTCCAACCCCGAGTATGCTTCGGTCAAAAGTCAGCTCCAAACCAGTATGAAAAAAGAATTAGCCCAAGCTCATAAACCCTCTAGCCAGGTCAGTAATACAAGTACTAAAGCGAGTGGAGAAACATGGAAAGATACTTATTTCAAAAAGCATCCGGAAGCCGATACTAATAAAGATGGCGAACTCAGCTGGCCAGAATTTCATCAGCACAAAAAAACTAATACTTAA
- a CDS encoding DUF1501 domain-containing protein — MNPLNISPQGRSFLNRRDFLKTTGGALGSLGLLSLLGQDQLLAAGSGKSPIRPKINSANPYAPRPGHFPAKAKQVLVVYCPGGVSHVDTFDYKPDLWKFNGQKPPGIPAVTFEGPTGNIAKPFWDFKARGKSGKMVSDLVPHLGELSDELCFIHSMKSGTSAHPQGENFFNTGFTVEGHPSRGAWISYALGTENQNLPAFVAINDPRGKPRSAKNNWGSGFLPAAYQGTDFSASALPANLNLPKSISKGSEKNTNDLLKFLNEKHMEQFPEDSNLAARVATYELAGRMQMSIPEVSNIDAEPQYILDQYGANSSNKTKNEYARNCILARRLLEQGVRVVELYNGANTPNGINNWDSHSNIKKTHQAQADIMDQPTAALIKDMQDRGMLDDVLVVWCTEFGRMPFLQANGTGRDHNQSAFTCFMAGAGVKKGFSYGSSDNWGFKGADKPVEIYDFNATILHLMGLDHERLSYYHNGIEARLTNVHGHVVKDLLA, encoded by the coding sequence ATGAATCCATTAAATATCAGTCCCCAAGGACGTAGCTTTCTCAATCGTCGTGATTTCTTAAAAACTACCGGTGGTGCCCTCGGATCTTTAGGTCTCTTAAGCCTACTCGGTCAAGATCAACTCCTAGCTGCCGGCTCAGGGAAAAGCCCTATCCGACCCAAGATTAATAGCGCGAACCCCTACGCGCCTCGTCCCGGTCATTTTCCCGCCAAAGCTAAACAAGTCCTCGTGGTTTACTGCCCAGGTGGTGTGAGTCATGTGGATACCTTTGACTACAAGCCAGATCTCTGGAAATTCAATGGTCAAAAACCACCGGGGATCCCCGCCGTTACTTTTGAAGGGCCCACGGGCAATATTGCCAAACCCTTCTGGGACTTCAAAGCACGCGGTAAGAGTGGCAAAATGGTCTCGGATCTTGTGCCTCATTTAGGTGAGCTCTCCGATGAACTGTGCTTTATCCACTCGATGAAAAGTGGTACTAGTGCCCACCCTCAAGGTGAAAATTTCTTCAACACCGGCTTCACTGTAGAAGGTCACCCCTCACGTGGTGCGTGGATTTCTTATGCCCTGGGTACAGAAAACCAAAACCTCCCTGCATTTGTTGCCATTAACGACCCCCGTGGTAAGCCTCGTTCAGCTAAGAATAACTGGGGCTCGGGTTTCTTGCCCGCGGCTTATCAAGGCACTGATTTTAGTGCTTCTGCGCTGCCCGCAAACTTGAATCTACCTAAATCCATCAGCAAAGGTTCAGAAAAAAACACCAATGATTTACTGAAATTCCTCAATGAAAAGCATATGGAGCAATTCCCCGAAGATTCAAATTTGGCTGCTCGCGTCGCCACTTATGAACTCGCTGGACGTATGCAAATGTCCATTCCCGAGGTCTCCAATATTGATGCAGAACCACAATATATTTTAGATCAATATGGTGCCAATAGTTCTAATAAAACTAAAAATGAATACGCTCGTAACTGCATCCTCGCTCGTCGCTTATTGGAACAAGGTGTTCGCGTTGTGGAACTCTATAATGGCGCCAACACCCCCAATGGTATCAATAACTGGGACTCACACTCAAACATCAAGAAAACTCACCAAGCTCAAGCCGACATTATGGATCAACCGACTGCGGCGCTCATCAAAGATATGCAGGACCGTGGCATGTTGGACGACGTCCTCGTGGTATGGTGTACTGAATTTGGCCGCATGCCTTTCCTACAAGCCAATGGTACTGGCCGCGATCATAACCAAAGCGCCTTTACTTGCTTTATGGCAGGTGCAGGAGTTAAAAAAGGCTTCAGTTATGGCTCGAGTGATAACTGGGGCTTTAAAGGCGCTGATAAACCAGTGGAAATCTATGACTTTAACGCAACGATCCTCCACCTCATGGGCTTAGATCATGAACGCCTGTCTTATTACCACAATGGTATTGAAGCTCGACTCACAAATGTTCATGGCCACGTTGTTAAAGATCTCCTAGCCTAA
- a CDS encoding PSD1 and planctomycete cytochrome C domain-containing protein, with the protein MKLIPYFLLMASTSFAAVDFETQIKPIFDEHCIKCHGPEKQKSDLRLDSRASILKGGDLGEPGAHPGHPEKSTIIEFISLDPDDDEIMPPKGDPLSAEQIELISTWIKEGAQMTEKKIAKKEKLWSLKKVEKVSVPPGENNPVDAFLSAKLKEKNLKFSQQADPVVLLRRLHSILIGILPSPQEKDAFLAQWVDNPEKAYSAKVEELLASQHYGERWAQHWLDAIRWAETSGSESNLYRNRSWEYRDYVVRSFNEDKPYKNFIIDQLAGDKTGYPRATGFMVAGPHVPPATVGQQPSAIAEARYDRLDQTMQTVGASMMGMTLGCARCHTHKFDPIKIGDYYAMLANFQDLEYGIRKPELPAHTGPAIQEAKYNKLIRDHRKTLELKSWKETWHDRYEAHIPRENVKAIRITTLGGDMAFDEMEVFDQTYKNHMPQAKLSTTLESDKNNVEFLRDGQVGYFFAFKGKTKGKSAELLIEFDSSIKLQSISFSKDRKAKLNTSYLSPENWMTELAKYKIEYQDSKGEWHVGIKNTKTEKDVAELNELIAKRLKYGVQHEFLGRFIDPVVTHILKRGSPNTPGAEVAPNSLAVITPTLNMTSQTPGPERRLTFAKWLADEENPLTARVMVNRLWYHTFGNGIVSTLSDFGNAGTKPSHPELLDFLASEFVENNWSTKDMLRLFVSSRAFKQDNKPKGEALRVDAGNLLLWRYAPKRADAEIIRDSILKLSGKLDPKIGGPSYRIHNVKKRYGMWKVEDNFSQHTWRRMLYQERMRGVDDRMFTAFDFPDCGQVVSKRPQSTTPLQALNLMNSQFMIDQCDIIAEKAKGKNTDESIRNTFMLIYNRQPAEVELAMSRKILKTEKLNILVRAILNSNEFIFIQ; encoded by the coding sequence ATGAAACTCATCCCCTACTTTCTATTGATGGCCAGCACTAGCTTCGCCGCTGTTGATTTCGAAACCCAAATCAAGCCCATTTTTGATGAGCATTGTATCAAATGCCACGGTCCTGAAAAACAAAAATCTGACCTTCGCCTCGATAGTCGCGCCAGTATTTTAAAAGGTGGTGACCTCGGGGAACCAGGTGCTCATCCAGGCCACCCAGAAAAATCTACCATCATTGAATTCATCTCTTTGGATCCCGATGATGACGAAATCATGCCTCCCAAGGGTGATCCCCTAAGTGCAGAACAAATTGAACTAATCTCCACTTGGATTAAAGAGGGCGCTCAAATGACTGAGAAAAAGATCGCCAAAAAAGAAAAACTTTGGTCCTTGAAGAAGGTAGAAAAAGTTTCCGTTCCACCTGGTGAAAATAATCCTGTCGATGCGTTCCTTAGTGCAAAACTCAAAGAGAAAAACCTCAAATTTTCTCAGCAAGCTGACCCAGTGGTTTTACTTCGTCGCTTGCATAGCATCCTCATTGGTATTTTGCCAAGTCCGCAAGAAAAAGATGCCTTTCTAGCGCAATGGGTCGACAATCCCGAGAAAGCTTATTCAGCAAAAGTAGAAGAATTACTGGCATCACAGCATTATGGCGAACGTTGGGCTCAACACTGGCTCGATGCTATTCGCTGGGCCGAAACATCGGGTTCCGAATCCAACCTCTACCGCAATAGGTCATGGGAATACCGCGACTACGTCGTTCGTTCATTTAATGAAGATAAACCTTATAAAAATTTTATCATCGATCAATTAGCTGGTGATAAGACAGGCTATCCTCGCGCCACGGGTTTTATGGTCGCCGGCCCTCACGTCCCTCCAGCAACTGTGGGTCAGCAACCGTCTGCCATTGCTGAAGCACGCTACGATCGCTTGGACCAAACCATGCAAACAGTCGGCGCCTCGATGATGGGTATGACTTTGGGCTGTGCTCGTTGCCACACTCATAAATTTGACCCGATTAAGATTGGTGATTATTATGCGATGCTCGCAAATTTCCAAGACCTTGAATACGGCATTCGCAAACCCGAACTTCCTGCTCATACAGGGCCGGCAATTCAGGAAGCTAAATACAACAAACTCATTCGCGATCACCGCAAAACTCTTGAACTCAAATCCTGGAAAGAAACTTGGCACGACCGCTACGAAGCGCATATCCCACGCGAGAATGTGAAAGCGATTCGCATTACGACTCTCGGCGGTGATATGGCCTTTGACGAAATGGAAGTTTTTGACCAAACTTACAAAAATCACATGCCACAAGCGAAGCTCAGCACAACACTCGAAAGTGATAAAAATAATGTTGAGTTCCTACGCGATGGTCAGGTCGGGTACTTCTTTGCCTTCAAAGGAAAAACTAAGGGAAAATCCGCTGAGCTTCTAATTGAATTCGATTCATCAATAAAATTACAATCCATTTCTTTCAGTAAAGATCGTAAAGCCAAACTCAACACCAGTTATTTAAGCCCAGAAAATTGGATGACTGAATTAGCTAAGTACAAAATTGAGTACCAAGATTCAAAAGGTGAGTGGCATGTCGGCATCAAAAATACTAAAACTGAGAAAGATGTTGCCGAACTCAATGAGCTCATTGCAAAGAGACTTAAATATGGTGTTCAGCATGAATTTTTAGGTCGCTTTATTGATCCCGTTGTGACCCATATTCTCAAACGTGGTAGCCCCAATACCCCTGGTGCAGAAGTAGCGCCTAATTCTCTAGCGGTAATCACTCCTACACTCAATATGACGAGCCAGACACCTGGTCCTGAAAGAAGGCTTACTTTTGCCAAATGGTTAGCTGACGAAGAAAATCCCCTTACTGCTCGTGTGATGGTGAATCGCCTTTGGTATCACACTTTCGGCAATGGTATCGTTTCAACTCTCTCGGACTTCGGTAATGCGGGTACCAAGCCTTCTCACCCCGAGTTGCTCGATTTCCTTGCAAGCGAATTCGTAGAGAACAATTGGTCGACCAAAGATATGTTGCGCCTCTTCGTTTCATCTCGCGCTTTCAAACAAGACAATAAACCCAAAGGCGAAGCTCTTAGAGTTGATGCTGGTAACCTTTTGCTCTGGCGCTACGCTCCTAAGCGAGCCGATGCCGAAATTATCCGCGACTCAATCTTGAAGCTCTCGGGTAAACTCGATCCAAAAATTGGCGGCCCCTCTTATCGCATCCACAATGTCAAAAAGCGTTATGGCATGTGGAAAGTGGAAGATAACTTTAGCCAGCATACCTGGCGTCGCATGCTCTACCAAGAGCGCATGAGAGGTGTTGATGACCGTATGTTTACTGCATTTGACTTCCCGGACTGTGGACAAGTCGTTTCCAAACGTCCTCAGTCGACCACTCCATTGCAAGCACTGAACCTTATGAATAGTCAGTTCATGATCGATCAATGCGATATTATTGCTGAGAAAGCCAAAGGTAAAAACACCGACGAATCTATACGAAATACCTTCATGCTGATCTACAATCGTCAACCTGCAGAAGTCGAACTCGCCATGAGTCGCAAAATCTTAAAAACAGAAAAGCTCAATATTCTCGTTCGAGCCATTCTTAACAGTAACGAATTTATTTTCATTCAATAG